A single region of the Streptomyces diastaticus subsp. diastaticus genome encodes:
- a CDS encoding NADH-quinone oxidoreductase subunit A, whose protein sequence is MTVLAGEYFRSYSVVGLLAVLGVLFVAVAFGAGRLLRPAVPTPEKLLTYECGVDPVGEGWAHTQVRYYVYAFLYVIFAVDSVFLFPWATVFAETGYGATTLVEMFIFLGFLTIGLLYAWKKGVLTWT, encoded by the coding sequence ATGACGGTGCTCGCCGGGGAGTACTTCCGGTCGTACTCGGTCGTCGGCCTGCTCGCCGTTCTCGGTGTGCTGTTCGTCGCCGTGGCCTTCGGCGCGGGCCGGCTGCTGCGGCCGGCTGTCCCCACGCCGGAGAAGCTGCTCACCTACGAGTGCGGCGTCGACCCCGTCGGCGAGGGCTGGGCCCACACCCAGGTCCGCTACTACGTCTACGCCTTCCTGTACGTGATCTTCGCCGTCGACTCGGTCTTCCTCTTCCCCTGGGCGACGGTCTTCGCCGAGACCGGGTACGGGGCGACGACGCTCGTGGAGATGTTCATCTTCCTGGGCTTTCTGACCATCGGCCTGCTCTACGCATGGAAGAAGGGCGTCCTCACATGGACGTGA
- a CDS encoding NADH-quinone oxidoreductase subunit B: MDVTPPATGQGQAPAPGPVALPEPQRLGGLARLAPAPMKVVLNWGRRYSLWVFNFGLACCAIEFIAASMARHDFMRLGVIPFAPGPRQADLMVVSGTVTDKMAPAVKRLHEQMPEPKYVISFGACSNCGGPYWDSYSVTKGVDQIIPVDVYVPGCPPRPEALLQGIIKLQEKIARESLGERYGHRAERPSTAALTSGLVTPPPAPGTAAEAGGEGR; encoded by the coding sequence ATGGACGTGACACCCCCCGCAACCGGCCAGGGCCAGGCCCCCGCGCCCGGCCCCGTGGCGCTGCCCGAGCCCCAGCGGCTCGGCGGGCTCGCCCGCCTGGCCCCCGCCCCGATGAAGGTGGTCCTCAACTGGGGCCGCCGCTACAGCCTGTGGGTCTTCAACTTCGGACTCGCCTGCTGCGCCATCGAGTTCATCGCCGCCTCGATGGCCCGCCACGACTTCATGCGCCTCGGCGTCATCCCCTTCGCGCCCGGGCCGCGCCAGGCCGACCTGATGGTCGTCTCCGGCACCGTCACCGACAAGATGGCCCCGGCCGTCAAGCGGCTCCACGAGCAGATGCCCGAACCGAAGTACGTCATCTCCTTCGGCGCCTGCTCCAACTGCGGCGGCCCCTACTGGGACTCGTACTCCGTCACCAAGGGCGTCGACCAGATCATCCCCGTCGACGTCTACGTGCCCGGCTGCCCGCCCCGGCCCGAGGCGCTGCTCCAGGGCATCATCAAGCTCCAGGAGAAGATCGCCCGGGAATCGCTCGGCGAGCGGTACGGGCACCGTGCCGAACGCCCCTCGACGGCCGCCCTGACCAGCGGCCTCGTGACCCCGCCGCCCGCACCGGGCACGGCGGCCGAGGCCGGAGGGGAGGGCCGGTGA
- the nuoK gene encoding NADH-quinone oxidoreductase subunit NuoK translates to MHLAYPAVLSALLFAIGVYGLLARRNAILVLMSVELMLNAVNLNLVAFDVWLSSTLRDTLHGGQALTLFTVALAAAEIGIGLAIVLLVHRSRGTADIDRLRDTAEPAADDAEATAAEAALAADEAGTATPYDSPAKKAGAAR, encoded by the coding sequence ATGCATCTCGCCTATCCGGCCGTCCTCTCGGCCCTCCTCTTCGCCATCGGCGTCTACGGCCTCCTCGCCCGCCGCAACGCGATCCTCGTCCTGATGTCCGTCGAGTTGATGCTCAACGCCGTCAACCTCAACCTCGTCGCCTTCGACGTCTGGCTGAGCAGCACCCTCCGCGACACCCTGCACGGCGGGCAGGCGCTCACCCTCTTCACCGTCGCGCTGGCCGCCGCCGAGATCGGCATCGGCCTCGCGATCGTCCTCCTCGTGCACCGCAGCCGCGGTACCGCCGACATCGACCGGCTCCGTGACACCGCCGAGCCGGCGGCCGACGACGCCGAGGCAACGGCCGCCGAGGCCGCCCTCGCCGCCGACGAGGCGGGCACCGCCACCCCGTACGACAGCCCGGCCAAGAAGGCGGGAGCCGCCCGGTGA
- a CDS encoding NADH-quinone oxidoreductase subunit J family protein, whose translation MTALTTAALTTAAQTPAGATLTTWLAAPAQTAEAVQHRGFLSPTGVEIAFLLVGLVTLGAAVLTVTTRQLIHAALWLVVALGGIAVEYLLLTAEFIAWVQVLIYVGSVVVLLLFGLMLTRAPIGRSPDTDSGNRPVALAVALATAATLVWVVADAFRTTWIDLDRAVQGSTEVTGAALFSSWVLPFEALSVLLLAALIGAIVLSRRSGHDAPDTDAADASARTPLTGAPGRGDGETPGPEGTR comes from the coding sequence ATGACCGCCCTGACCACGGCAGCTCTCACCACGGCTGCCCAGACCCCGGCCGGCGCCACCCTCACCACCTGGCTGGCCGCGCCCGCGCAGACCGCCGAGGCCGTCCAGCACCGGGGGTTCCTCTCGCCGACCGGGGTCGAGATCGCCTTCCTCCTCGTCGGCCTGGTGACCCTCGGCGCCGCCGTCCTCACGGTCACCACCCGGCAGCTGATCCACGCCGCCCTCTGGCTGGTCGTCGCGCTCGGCGGCATCGCCGTCGAGTACCTGCTGCTGACCGCCGAGTTCATCGCCTGGGTCCAGGTCCTCATCTACGTCGGTTCCGTCGTCGTCCTCCTCCTCTTCGGACTGATGCTGACCCGCGCGCCCATCGGCCGCTCCCCGGACACGGACTCCGGCAACCGGCCCGTCGCCCTCGCCGTGGCGCTGGCCACCGCCGCCACCCTGGTCTGGGTGGTCGCCGACGCCTTCCGCACCACCTGGATCGACCTCGACCGAGCCGTGCAGGGCTCCACCGAGGTCACCGGCGCGGCCCTCTTCAGCTCCTGGGTCCTGCCTTTCGAGGCGCTCTCGGTGCTCCTCCTCGCCGCCCTGATCGGTGCGATCGTCCTCTCCCGCCGGTCGGGCCACGACGCTCCCGACACGGACGCCGCCGACGCCTCCGCCCGGACCCCGCTTACCGGCGCCCCCGGCCGCGGCGACGGGGAAACCCCCGGCCCCGAGGGGACCCGCTGA
- a CDS encoding sensor histidine kinase: protein MSTPTIESAPGPSGEPTPPRPRLLAMEGQTWREVSYLLANLPCTIVGFVYAVTTLALGGGLAVTVIGLPLLAVALGGARLLGRFERGRARALLRVRVEEPSPLPRRRGAGFLAGLWQALSDPVGWRAMLFSLVRLPWGVLTFSVTLVGLLVLWPVLPFLIRLLSDADRAMVRGLLSPSDELEKRIAELESDRGVVVDTAAADLRRIERDLHDGAQARLVNLAMGLGLAKEKLAEGTADATVAAMVDEAHGEVKLALQELRDLARGIHPAVLTDRGLGAALSSLAARCTVPVRATVELPERPAAAIEGIAYFTVSELLQNISKHSRARTASVDVWRSGDRLLLRVEDDGRGGARLDGGSGLAGLAERLDAVDGVFTVGSPAGGPTVATAELPWRARPAAEGG from the coding sequence ATGAGCACACCGACCATCGAGAGCGCCCCCGGCCCCTCCGGCGAGCCGACACCGCCCCGCCCCCGGCTCCTCGCCATGGAGGGGCAGACCTGGCGGGAGGTCAGCTACCTCCTGGCCAACCTGCCGTGCACCATCGTCGGTTTCGTCTACGCGGTGACCACGCTCGCGCTCGGCGGCGGCCTGGCCGTCACGGTGATCGGCCTGCCGCTGCTCGCGGTGGCGCTCGGCGGGGCGCGGCTGCTCGGACGGTTCGAGCGGGGGCGCGCGCGGGCGTTGCTGAGGGTGCGGGTGGAGGAGCCCAGTCCGCTGCCGCGGCGGCGTGGCGCCGGGTTCCTGGCCGGGCTGTGGCAGGCGTTGTCGGACCCGGTCGGCTGGCGGGCGATGCTCTTCTCGCTGGTGCGGCTGCCCTGGGGCGTCCTCACCTTCTCGGTGACGCTGGTCGGGCTGCTGGTGCTGTGGCCGGTGCTGCCGTTCCTCATCCGGCTGCTGAGCGACGCCGACCGGGCGATGGTGCGCGGACTGCTCTCCCCCTCCGACGAGTTGGAGAAGCGGATCGCCGAACTGGAGTCGGACCGGGGCGTGGTCGTCGACACGGCCGCGGCGGACCTCCGGCGGATCGAGCGGGACCTGCACGACGGGGCGCAGGCACGGCTGGTCAACCTCGCCATGGGGCTGGGGCTGGCGAAGGAGAAGCTGGCCGAGGGGACGGCCGACGCGACGGTGGCCGCGATGGTCGACGAGGCGCACGGCGAGGTCAAGCTGGCCCTCCAGGAGCTGCGGGACCTCGCCCGCGGCATCCATCCGGCGGTGCTGACCGACCGGGGGCTGGGCGCCGCGCTCTCCTCCCTCGCCGCACGGTGCACGGTGCCGGTGCGGGCCACGGTGGAGCTGCCCGAGCGTCCGGCGGCCGCCATCGAGGGCATCGCCTACTTCACCGTCTCCGAGCTCCTCCAGAACATCAGCAAGCACAGCCGGGCGCGCACCGCCTCGGTCGACGTATGGCGCTCCGGCGACCGGCTTCTGCTGCGGGTGGAGGACGACGGGCGCGGCGGCGCGCGGCTGGACGGCGGCAGTGGGCTGGCCGGGCTCGCCGAGCGGCTGGACGCCGTGGACGGCGTCTTCACGGTCGGCTCCCCCGCCGGCGGGCCGACGGTGGCCACGGCCGAGCTGCCCTGGCGCGCCCGTCCCGCCGCCGAAGGCGGCTGA
- a CDS encoding NuoI/complex I 23 kDa subunit family protein, which yields MTPSQQPSGRHFPGSGLARGLAVTLRTMTRKTVTARYPDVEPDLPPRTRGVIGLFEENCTVCMLCARECPDWCIYIDSHKETVPPAAPGGRERSRNVLDRFAIDFSLCMYCGICIEVCPFDALFWSPEFEYAETDIRDLTHERDKLREWMWTVPAPPALVPGAEEPKEYAAARKSADRAAAQQAAEAAAAKTESDRPEDGETR from the coding sequence ATGACCCCGTCCCAGCAGCCCTCCGGCCGCCACTTCCCCGGCTCCGGCCTCGCCAGGGGCCTCGCCGTCACCCTGCGGACGATGACGAGGAAGACCGTCACCGCCCGGTACCCGGACGTCGAGCCCGACCTGCCGCCGCGCACCCGCGGGGTCATCGGCCTGTTCGAGGAGAACTGCACGGTCTGCATGCTCTGCGCCCGGGAGTGCCCCGACTGGTGCATCTACATCGACTCCCACAAGGAGACCGTGCCCCCGGCCGCCCCCGGCGGCCGCGAGCGCAGCCGCAACGTCCTCGACCGCTTCGCCATCGACTTCTCCCTCTGCATGTACTGCGGGATCTGCATCGAGGTGTGCCCCTTCGACGCGCTGTTCTGGTCCCCGGAGTTCGAGTACGCCGAGACGGACATCCGCGACCTCACCCACGAGCGCGACAAGCTGCGCGAGTGGATGTGGACGGTGCCCGCGCCGCCCGCCCTCGTCCCCGGCGCCGAGGAGCCCAAGGAGTACGCGGCCGCCCGCAAGTCCGCCGACCGCGCCGCGGCCCAGCAGGCCGCCGAAGCCGCCGCGGCCAAGACCGAGTCCGACCGGCCCGAGGACGGCGAAACCCGATGA
- a CDS encoding sensor histidine kinase yields MTTEHGHEHEYQGSPVRPGSGRRRVPQVLAAPFAARTWGDFAHLLLNLPIATATFVYAVTALALGTGLLVTFIGVPVLALGLAGCRGVGVLERARARALLGLRVAEPQPVRRRKPGVLGWMTSVLRSGESWRQLLYTLLHFPWAVFAFCLVLPVWAYGWAMLTYPLWQWVFPRYADIPGIQLYGDGDRQVYLDSPPEIALASVVGLALTLLVPWLIRGLASVDRLMVAELLGPSRLENRVVELESDRGAVVDTAAADLRRIERELRDGAQARLQGLEAELGLAKAELEKDPQSAARLVAAAHGEVKAVLQELRGLARGIHPAILTDRGLDPALSALAARCPVPVRVEVDLPARPAPAVEGIAYFAVSELLQNVSRHSQARSARVDVWRSGHRLMLQVSDDGLGGAAPQAGTGLTALARRMDAVDGVLVVDSPAGSGTTATAEIPWRPS; encoded by the coding sequence ATGACCACCGAGCACGGGCACGAGCACGAGTACCAGGGGAGCCCCGTGCGGCCCGGGTCCGGGCGGCGCCGGGTCCCGCAGGTGCTGGCGGCCCCCTTCGCGGCCCGTACCTGGGGAGACTTCGCCCACCTCCTGCTGAACCTGCCGATCGCCACCGCCACCTTCGTCTACGCGGTGACGGCACTGGCGCTCGGCACGGGCCTGCTGGTCACCTTCATCGGCGTCCCGGTACTGGCCCTGGGGCTCGCCGGGTGCCGGGGCGTCGGGGTGCTGGAGCGGGCGAGGGCGCGGGCGCTGCTGGGCCTGCGCGTGGCGGAGCCGCAGCCGGTGCGGAGACGGAAGCCCGGCGTGCTCGGGTGGATGACCTCGGTGCTCAGGAGCGGGGAGTCCTGGCGCCAGTTGCTCTACACCCTCCTGCACTTCCCGTGGGCGGTGTTCGCCTTCTGCCTCGTCCTCCCCGTCTGGGCGTACGGCTGGGCGATGCTGACGTACCCGCTGTGGCAGTGGGTCTTCCCCCGGTACGCCGACATCCCGGGAATCCAGCTCTACGGCGACGGCGACCGGCAGGTCTACCTCGACAGCCCGCCGGAGATCGCCCTGGCCAGTGTGGTGGGGCTCGCGCTGACACTGCTCGTGCCGTGGCTGATCCGGGGGCTGGCCTCGGTCGACCGGTTGATGGTGGCGGAGCTGCTCGGGCCGTCGCGGCTGGAGAACCGCGTGGTCGAGCTGGAGTCGGACCGGGGCGCCGTGGTCGACACCGCCGCGGCGGACCTGCGGCGGATCGAGCGTGAGCTCCGCGACGGGGCGCAGGCCCGGCTCCAGGGTCTGGAGGCCGAGCTGGGGCTGGCCAAGGCCGAGCTGGAGAAGGACCCGCAGAGCGCGGCCCGCCTCGTGGCGGCGGCGCACGGCGAGGTGAAGGCGGTCCTCCAGGAGCTGCGGGGGCTCGCCCGGGGCATTCACCCGGCGATCCTCACCGACCGGGGCCTGGACCCGGCGCTCTCGGCGCTCGCCGCGCGCTGCCCGGTGCCGGTCCGGGTCGAGGTGGATCTGCCGGCGCGGCCCGCCCCGGCGGTGGAGGGCATCGCGTACTTCGCCGTCTCCGAACTGCTCCAGAACGTCAGCCGGCACAGCCAGGCACGCTCGGCGCGGGTCGACGTCTGGCGCTCCGGCCACCGGCTGATGCTCCAGGTCTCGGACGACGGCCTGGGCGGCGCCGCCCCGCAGGCCGGTACGGGGCTGACCGCCCTGGCGCGGCGGATGGACGCGGTCGACGGCGTCCTGGTGGTCGACTCCCCGGCCGGGTCCGGCACCACCGCCACCGCGGAGATCCCCTGGCGGCCCTCCTGA
- a CDS encoding response regulator transcription factor: MKVVIAEDSVLLREGLTRLLTDRGHEVVAGVGDAQALLKTIDELAAEGSLPDVVVADVRMPPTHTDEGVRAAVLLRQTHPRVGVLVLSQYVEEQYAVELLAGETRGVGYLLKDRVAEVREFVDAVVRVASGGTALDPEVVAQLLGRSRKQDVLAVLTPREREVLELMAEGRTNAAIARRLVVSDGAVEKHVSNIFQKLGLSPSDGDHRRVLAVLTYLNS; the protein is encoded by the coding sequence GTGAAGGTGGTCATCGCGGAGGATTCGGTGCTGCTGCGGGAGGGGCTGACGCGGCTGCTCACCGACCGGGGGCACGAGGTCGTCGCGGGGGTGGGGGACGCGCAGGCCCTCCTGAAGACCATCGACGAGCTGGCGGCGGAGGGGAGCCTGCCGGACGTGGTGGTCGCCGACGTGCGGATGCCTCCCACCCATACGGATGAGGGGGTGCGGGCGGCGGTGCTGCTGCGGCAGACCCACCCCCGGGTGGGGGTCCTGGTCCTCTCGCAGTACGTGGAGGAGCAGTACGCGGTGGAGCTGCTGGCAGGTGAGACCAGGGGGGTCGGCTATCTGCTGAAGGACCGCGTGGCGGAGGTCCGGGAGTTCGTGGACGCGGTGGTGCGGGTGGCGAGCGGCGGCACGGCCCTCGACCCGGAGGTGGTGGCCCAGCTGCTGGGCCGCAGCCGCAAGCAGGACGTGCTGGCGGTCCTCACCCCCAGGGAGCGGGAGGTGCTGGAGCTGATGGCGGAGGGCCGGACCAACGCCGCGATCGCCCGTCGGCTGGTGGTGAGCGACGGCGCGGTCGAGAAGCATGTGAGCAACATCTTCCAGAAGCTCGGCCTCTCCCCGAGCGACGGCGACCACCGCCGAGTCCTGGCGGTGCTGACGTACCTGAATTCCTGA
- a CDS encoding complex I subunit 1/NuoH family protein: protein MNDVLDVALRLLVLLVAFLMLPLVVGQAEHKTMAHMQGRLGPMYAGGFHGWAQLMADGVKFVQKEDIVPAEADRRVFQLAPAVALLPYLLVLAVLPVGPGESGSGVHVDAGVFFVLAVMGVGVLGSLMGGWASANKYSLLGGLRTAAQLLAYELPMLLAAASVAMAAGTVSLSGILDGFQWWWLPWQIVGAVVFFVAGLAELQRPPFDMPVADSEIIFGAYTEYTGLRFAFFLLAEYAGIVILCGLTTVLFLGGWHGPWGADGLGWVWTLLKTAVLAFVVIWLRVSFPRMREDQLQKLAWTTLVPLALAQIALTGIVKVAIQ from the coding sequence ATGAACGACGTACTCGACGTCGCGCTGCGTCTGCTCGTCCTCCTCGTCGCCTTCCTGATGCTGCCGCTCGTCGTCGGGCAGGCCGAGCACAAGACGATGGCGCACATGCAGGGGCGGCTCGGCCCCATGTACGCGGGCGGGTTCCACGGCTGGGCGCAGCTCATGGCCGACGGGGTCAAGTTCGTGCAGAAGGAGGACATCGTCCCGGCCGAGGCCGACCGGCGGGTCTTCCAGCTCGCCCCGGCCGTGGCACTCCTGCCGTACCTGCTGGTCCTTGCGGTGCTGCCGGTCGGCCCGGGGGAGTCCGGCTCCGGTGTCCATGTCGACGCGGGCGTCTTCTTCGTCCTCGCCGTGATGGGCGTCGGCGTGCTCGGCTCGCTGATGGGCGGCTGGGCCTCGGCCAACAAGTACTCGCTCCTCGGCGGCCTGCGCACCGCAGCCCAGCTCCTCGCGTACGAGCTGCCGATGCTGCTGGCGGCGGCCTCGGTGGCCATGGCGGCCGGCACCGTCTCGCTCAGCGGGATCCTCGACGGCTTCCAGTGGTGGTGGCTGCCGTGGCAGATCGTCGGCGCCGTCGTCTTCTTCGTGGCGGGGCTCGCCGAGCTCCAGCGGCCGCCGTTCGACATGCCGGTGGCCGACTCGGAGATCATCTTCGGCGCGTACACCGAGTACACCGGTCTCCGGTTCGCCTTCTTCCTGCTCGCGGAGTACGCGGGCATCGTGATCCTCTGCGGCCTCACCACGGTGCTGTTCCTGGGCGGCTGGCACGGGCCGTGGGGAGCCGACGGGCTCGGCTGGGTGTGGACGCTGCTGAAGACCGCCGTGCTGGCCTTCGTGGTGATCTGGCTGCGGGTCAGCTTCCCCCGGATGCGGGAGGACCAGCTCCAGAAGCTCGCCTGGACCACCCTCGTCCCGCTCGCCCTCGCGCAGATCGCGCTCACCGGCATCGTGAAGGTGGCGATCCAGTAG
- a CDS encoding NADH-quinone oxidoreductase subunit C has protein sequence MTGWLPRPADTLFGPDARAGESYGVLTVDVPAESWTGALRTARSVLGCTFFDWLSAVDEPGTGFLVSAHLVALAPVRRLLLRTTVPHEAPVLESAVEVFAGAAWHERETHEMFGVAFTGHPALEPLLLPENFEGHPLRKDFVLAARVAKAWPGAKEPGEGPDHAGPKRRQMLPPGVPDPNEWGPLKGTLPAAPARPARRAATADGTRPPRRTRTTTEGSASQGPAASASGATPTTSGAPEAPARPRRDRSASQGSASQQAAGPQQPADLPPAAADTPGASAAPGASARSAVEGQAQAPARPRRDRSASQGSASQQAAGPAESGKPAGAPAPSEAVPPPERTSGPTAAPEPSEPQSPASERPEAPEAPADPSPEAPGRPAARPRRNRSAADGSASQQRPPVSGSRPARAGSSDAPWHHARPAHEEAPPVERSSDEPRPGEAATEPTESPTPDPGPEAGGSQGSEARAPGTPASEGPASREDGQAPPGPGPGRDTPDGHDGPDDATPTGGDPA, from the coding sequence GTGACCGGCTGGCTCCCGCGACCCGCCGACACCCTCTTCGGACCGGACGCCCGGGCCGGGGAGTCCTACGGAGTCCTGACCGTGGACGTGCCCGCGGAGAGCTGGACCGGCGCCCTGCGCACCGCCCGCTCCGTCCTCGGCTGCACCTTCTTCGACTGGCTCAGCGCGGTCGACGAGCCCGGCACCGGCTTCCTGGTCTCCGCCCACCTGGTCGCCCTGGCGCCGGTACGCAGGCTGCTGCTGCGCACCACCGTGCCGCACGAGGCACCGGTACTGGAGAGCGCCGTCGAGGTGTTCGCGGGCGCGGCCTGGCACGAGCGGGAGACGCACGAGATGTTCGGCGTCGCCTTCACCGGACACCCCGCGCTGGAGCCGCTCCTGCTGCCCGAGAACTTCGAAGGCCACCCCCTGCGCAAGGACTTCGTCCTCGCCGCCCGCGTCGCCAAGGCGTGGCCCGGCGCGAAGGAACCCGGCGAGGGCCCCGACCACGCCGGCCCCAAGCGCCGCCAGATGCTCCCGCCCGGCGTCCCCGACCCCAACGAGTGGGGCCCGCTCAAGGGAACCCTCCCCGCCGCCCCCGCCCGGCCGGCACGCCGTGCCGCCACCGCAGACGGGACCCGCCCGCCCCGCCGCACCCGTACCACGACCGAGGGCTCGGCCTCACAGGGCCCCGCCGCCTCCGCGTCCGGGGCCACGCCGACGACCTCCGGGGCCCCGGAGGCACCCGCCCGCCCGCGTCGCGACCGGTCGGCGTCGCAGGGCTCGGCCTCGCAGCAGGCGGCCGGGCCGCAGCAGCCGGCCGACCTGCCGCCTGCGGCTGCCGATACGCCGGGTGCCTCAGCGGCGCCCGGGGCGTCCGCGCGGTCCGCGGTCGAGGGGCAGGCCCAGGCACCCGCCCGCCCGCGTCGCGACCGGTCGGCGTCGCAGGGCTCGGCCTCGCAGCAGGCGGCCGGGCCGGCCGAGTCCGGGAAGCCGGCGGGGGCCCCTGCGCCGTCGGAGGCCGTTCCGCCGCCGGAGCGGACCTCCGGGCCGACGGCCGCCCCGGAGCCCTCCGAGCCCCAGTCCCCGGCGTCCGAGAGGCCCGAGGCCCCGGAGGCCCCCGCCGACCCGTCGCCGGAGGCACCCGGCCGCCCGGCCGCCCGGCCGCGTCGCAACCGCTCGGCCGCCGACGGTTCGGCCTCGCAGCAGCGGCCGCCCGTCTCGGGCAGCCGCCCCGCCCGCGCGGGCAGTTCGGACGCCCCCTGGCACCACGCCCGCCCGGCACACGAGGAGGCCCCGCCCGTGGAGCGGTCCTCGGACGAGCCCCGGCCGGGCGAGGCGGCAACGGAACCGACGGAGTCCCCCACCCCGGATCCCGGCCCCGAGGCCGGCGGGAGCCAGGGCTCCGAAGCGCGGGCGCCCGGGACCCCGGCCTCCGAGGGCCCCGCCTCACGGGAGGACGGGCAGGCCCCGCCCGGCCCCGGCCCCGGCCGAGACACACCCGACGGCCACGACGGTCCCGACGACGCCACACCCACCGGAGGCGACCCCGCATGA